In Anaerolineales bacterium, the following proteins share a genomic window:
- a CDS encoding molecular chaperone TorD family protein produces MSKDSTSILLSLFADLLEYPSAQTKEQACECLEQLQSIHPEAADLMERFTRAFDQLSLDRMQELFTATFDMQPVCYPYVGFHLYGESYKRGAFMAQLNEAYRGFNYSAEQELPDNLSVILRFVGLDAANRQSEFCEALLKDGVQPALEKMLKVFGEESQNPYFGLLSALELFLVRMSEKELTHA; encoded by the coding sequence ATGTCCAAAGATTCAACTTCCATCTTGTTGAGTTTGTTCGCTGACCTGTTGGAATATCCATCTGCGCAAACAAAAGAACAGGCTTGCGAATGTTTGGAACAACTTCAATCCATTCACCCTGAAGCCGCTGACTTGATGGAAAGATTCACCCGCGCCTTCGATCAACTCTCCCTCGACCGAATGCAGGAACTGTTCACCGCCACTTTTGATATGCAACCCGTTTGCTATCCGTATGTCGGTTTTCACTTATACGGTGAGAGTTATAAGCGCGGCGCGTTCATGGCGCAACTCAACGAAGCTTATCGCGGATTCAATTACTCCGCCGAGCAGGAACTGCCAGACAATTTGTCAGTGATATTGCGTTTCGTCGGCTTGGACGCGGCCAACCGTCAGAGTGAATTTTGTGAAGCGTTGCTAAAAGATGGAGTCCAGCCTGCGTTGGAAAAAATGCTCAAGGTGTTCGGGGAAGAGTCGCAGAATCCGTACTTCGGGCTTTTATCAGCGCTTGAACTGTTCCTCGTTCGCATGTCTGAAAAGGAGTTGACCCATGCTTGA
- the narH gene encoding nitrate reductase subunit beta, with translation MKVRSQVSMVFHLDKCIGCHTCSIACKNIWTDRPGAEYMWWNNVETKPGVGFPTQWEDQEKYHGGWELNDKPRNPELKLKLQNRLQTFANLFSNPAMPTMDDYYEPWTYNYNDLFNSPLGPDQPTARPISRVDGQPMEIESGPNWDDDLGGSNIYAANDPLLANMTPEEKQRLFSVEQLFYFYMPRICNHCLNAACGAACPSGAIYKRAEDGVVLINQDKCRAWRMCVSACPYKKTYYNWSTGKSEKCILCYPRLETGQAPACFHSCVGRIRYLGVLLYDADQIPDALKVPDEQLVERQREMILDPFDPEVVAAAKESGVPDGVITAAQNSPVYRYVKEWELALPLHAEYRTLPMLFYVPPLLPVLNATQPSGTQRVETDLFSSLENARVPVRYMSRTLAAGNDELVIKSYQKMIAVRIYKRAETVGDVTAEDAAAALAKANMTAEEAEAIYKLTSIPTYQERFVIPPYSREGDIEEVYDPQQRKAETGFGKRQGPQRGL, from the coding sequence ATGAAAGTTCGATCACAGGTTTCAATGGTCTTTCATCTCGATAAATGTATCGGCTGTCATACGTGCAGTATCGCCTGTAAAAACATCTGGACGGACCGCCCCGGCGCCGAATATATGTGGTGGAACAATGTGGAGACGAAGCCGGGCGTCGGCTTCCCGACGCAATGGGAAGATCAGGAAAAATATCACGGCGGCTGGGAACTCAACGACAAGCCAAGAAATCCTGAACTCAAATTGAAACTGCAAAACCGTTTACAAACTTTCGCCAACCTGTTCTCCAACCCCGCCATGCCCACCATGGATGATTATTACGAACCGTGGACATATAACTATAACGACCTATTCAATTCTCCGCTCGGACCCGACCAGCCAACCGCGCGCCCCATCTCGCGCGTGGATGGTCAACCCATGGAGATCGAATCAGGTCCCAACTGGGACGACGATCTTGGCGGCTCCAATATTTACGCGGCGAATGATCCGTTACTTGCCAACATGACTCCTGAAGAGAAGCAACGCCTCTTTTCCGTCGAGCAGCTTTTTTACTTCTACATGCCGCGTATTTGCAATCACTGTCTCAATGCGGCTTGCGGCGCGGCGTGTCCATCGGGCGCAATTTACAAACGCGCCGAAGACGGCGTGGTGTTGATCAATCAAGACAAGTGCCGCGCTTGGCGCATGTGCGTTTCGGCTTGCCCGTACAAGAAAACTTATTACAACTGGTCAACGGGTAAATCGGAAAAATGTATCCTGTGCTATCCACGCCTCGAAACGGGACAAGCCCCCGCTTGCTTCCACTCGTGCGTTGGGCGCATCCGTTATCTCGGCGTTTTGCTGTATGACGCCGATCAGATTCCCGACGCGCTCAAAGTGCCAGATGAACAACTCGTCGAGCGTCAGCGGGAGATGATCCTCGATCCCTTCGACCCCGAAGTTGTCGCGGCTGCGAAAGAAAGCGGCGTCCCTGACGGCGTGATCACCGCCGCGCAAAACTCGCCCGTCTATCGTTATGTGAAGGAATGGGAATTGGCTCTGCCCCTGCACGCGGAATATCGCACATTGCCGATGTTGTTCTATGTGCCGCCACTTCTCCCCGTCCTTAATGCGACTCAGCCCAGCGGAACACAACGCGTGGAAACCGATTTGTTCAGTTCATTGGAAAATGCGCGCGTGCCGGTCCGTTACATGTCACGCACGCTAGCCGCTGGCAACGACGAACTCGTCATCAAGTCCTATCAAAAGATGATCGCTGTCCGCATCTACAAGCGCGCTGAAACCGTTGGCGATGTGACCGCTGAAGACGCCGCCGCCGCCCTCGCCAAAGCAAACATGACCGCCGAAGAAGCGGAAGCCATCTACAAGTTGACCTCCATCCCAACGTATCAAGAACGCTTTGTCATCCCGCCCTACAGCCGCGAAGGCGATATCGAAGAGGTGTACGATCCGCAACAACGCAAAGCCGAGACGGGTTTCGGAAAACGCCAGGGTCCGCAGAGAGGTTTGTAA
- a CDS encoding nitrate reductase subunit alpha has protein sequence MSNWIQEISNPQARQWEEFYRNRWQHDRVVRSTHGVNCTGSCSWMIYVKDGIVTWELQALDYPVFNANIPPYEPRGCQRGISFSWYQYSPIRLKYPYMRGVLMDMYRKAKETHKDPVEAWTAVIEDEAARKTFHQARGKGGFRRVTWDETLEIIAASTIYTIKKYGPDRIVGFSPIPAMSMLSYAAGSRLMQMLGGVSMSFYDWYSDLPPASPEVWGEQTDVAESADWYNSKFIAAVGSNMSMTRTPDVHFAAEARHNGTKLVVFAPDFNQVAKYADWWVPVNAGQDGAFWMAVNHVIMQEFHYKNPTPYFLDYLRQYSDAPFLVELNNVDGKYVPGRMIRAAQVERTKDVENGEWKFLVWDEISAAPRMPQGSLGFRWQEKKGQWNLEPKDGLDGSEIRPQLTFFGDSTEQLSVSFAEFGEGKSFQRNIPVRYIETANGKVAVATIYDLLMAQYGVGRGLAGDYPASYDDENFSYTPAWQERYTGIDRQTVIQFAREWATTALKTEGKCTVIIGAGVNHWYHNNLIYRACISALVLTGCVGRNGGGLNHYVGQEKLAPMAPWASIAFALDWQKPPRQMNSPSFHYVNSDQWRYERLFTEPQPVSRPETESHRDMAQEHTLDANIRAVRMGWLPSYPQFNVSSLEIVKKAEQAGAKSDAEIKQWIVNQLKSGELKFAVQDPDAPENWPRLWFIWRGNALNASAKGQEYFFKHYLGTHNQVISEEADKSQFKEVTYRDEAPEGKFDLIVDVNFRMDTSALYSDIVLPTASWYEKDDLNTTDMHSFIHPLSAAVPPSWESKTDWDIFKIIAGRISELAKKHLPEPVRDLVAMPLQHDTPAEMAQPHIRDWGKGECEPIPGVTMPNFVLTERDYVNLGKRFISLGPNIQKEGLAIHGMHWKADDFYQELLDTKPTTTWNEKTYPSIEVARDAANVILHLAPETNGEVAYRAFQAEEERMGLKLTDLAEDTRASRVTFNDLTQQPRRLLNSPIWSGIVSDGRPYSAYCLNVERLVPWRTLTGRQHFYLDHEGYLAHGEHLPTYKPRPDVQAFGDLDKSHIEGKTVQLNYLTPHAKWHIHSNYFDNDRMLTLSRGLEPLWISEKDAKEIGIVDNDWVEAYNDHGVTVTRAIVSARIPPGICIIYHAPERTVSVPKSPMRGNKRAGGHNSPTRIHLKPSLMVGGYGQFTYGFNYWGPTGVNRDTFLLVRKLPGKPEF, from the coding sequence ATGAGCAATTGGATTCAAGAGATTTCAAACCCGCAAGCCCGTCAGTGGGAAGAGTTCTACCGCAATCGCTGGCAACACGACCGCGTGGTACGAAGCACGCACGGCGTGAACTGCACAGGCAGTTGTTCGTGGATGATCTACGTCAAAGACGGCATCGTCACCTGGGAATTGCAGGCGTTGGATTATCCCGTCTTCAACGCCAACATCCCGCCGTATGAGCCGCGCGGCTGTCAGCGTGGGATTTCGTTCTCGTGGTATCAGTACAGCCCGATCCGCTTGAAGTATCCATACATGCGCGGCGTGTTGATGGACATGTACCGCAAAGCCAAAGAGACGCACAAAGACCCCGTCGAAGCGTGGACAGCCGTCATCGAGGATGAAGCGGCGCGCAAGACCTTCCATCAGGCGCGCGGCAAAGGCGGCTTCCGCCGCGTGACGTGGGATGAGACGCTGGAGATCATCGCTGCGTCCACCATCTACACCATCAAAAAATACGGACCCGATCGCATCGTCGGCTTTTCGCCGATTCCCGCCATGTCCATGTTGAGTTATGCGGCTGGGAGTCGACTCATGCAAATGCTGGGCGGCGTGAGCATGAGCTTTTACGATTGGTACAGCGACCTGCCGCCTGCCAGTCCCGAAGTGTGGGGCGAACAGACCGACGTCGCCGAGAGCGCCGATTGGTACAACTCCAAGTTCATCGCCGCGGTCGGATCGAACATGAGCATGACACGCACGCCCGACGTGCATTTCGCCGCCGAAGCGCGTCACAATGGTACCAAGCTGGTGGTCTTCGCGCCCGATTTCAATCAGGTTGCCAAGTATGCCGATTGGTGGGTTCCCGTCAACGCGGGACAGGACGGCGCGTTCTGGATGGCGGTCAATCACGTCATCATGCAGGAGTTCCACTACAAGAATCCGACACCCTACTTTTTAGATTATCTGCGCCAATATTCCGATGCGCCGTTTTTGGTGGAACTCAACAACGTGGATGGCAAATACGTGCCAGGGCGCATGATCCGAGCTGCACAAGTGGAACGCACCAAAGACGTGGAAAACGGCGAGTGGAAATTTTTGGTGTGGGATGAGATCAGCGCCGCGCCGCGTATGCCGCAGGGCAGTCTCGGATTCCGCTGGCAGGAGAAAAAAGGTCAATGGAATCTGGAGCCGAAAGACGGTCTGGATGGAAGCGAGATTCGTCCGCAGTTAACTTTCTTCGGCGATTCAACCGAACAGTTATCCGTATCCTTTGCGGAGTTCGGCGAAGGCAAATCGTTCCAGCGCAACATCCCCGTGCGGTATATCGAAACCGCGAACGGCAAAGTTGCCGTGGCGACCATCTACGATCTGTTGATGGCGCAATACGGCGTGGGACGCGGACTCGCAGGCGATTATCCCGCCAGTTATGACGATGAAAATTTTTCGTACACGCCCGCCTGGCAGGAACGCTACACAGGCATCGACCGCCAGACTGTGATCCAATTTGCGCGCGAGTGGGCGACGACCGCGCTCAAGACCGAAGGCAAATGCACGGTCATCATCGGCGCGGGCGTCAATCATTGGTATCACAACAACCTCATCTATCGCGCTTGCATCAGCGCCCTCGTGTTGACGGGTTGCGTGGGACGCAACGGCGGCGGATTGAATCATTACGTCGGTCAGGAAAAACTGGCTCCGATGGCGCCGTGGGCTTCGATCGCTTTTGCATTGGATTGGCAGAAGCCGCCGCGCCAAATGAACTCGCCTTCCTTCCATTATGTGAACAGCGATCAATGGCGATACGAACGCCTCTTTACGGAACCTCAACCTGTCTCGCGACCTGAGACCGAATCTCATCGCGACATGGCGCAAGAACACACGCTCGACGCGAATATCCGCGCCGTGCGCATGGGATGGCTTCCGTCGTATCCACAATTCAACGTCAGCTCGCTGGAGATCGTCAAAAAGGCGGAGCAGGCTGGGGCGAAGTCGGACGCGGAGATCAAGCAGTGGATCGTGAATCAATTGAAGTCGGGCGAACTGAAGTTCGCGGTACAGGATCCCGATGCTCCTGAAAATTGGCCCCGTTTGTGGTTCATCTGGCGCGGCAACGCGCTCAATGCCAGCGCCAAAGGACAGGAATATTTCTTCAAGCATTATCTCGGCACGCACAATCAAGTCATTTCAGAGGAAGCGGACAAGAGTCAGTTCAAAGAAGTGACCTATCGAGATGAAGCGCCCGAAGGCAAGTTCGACTTGATCGTAGATGTCAACTTCCGCATGGATACCTCGGCGTTGTATTCGGATATCGTCCTGCCGACCGCAAGTTGGTATGAGAAGGACGATTTGAATACCACCGACATGCACTCGTTCATTCATCCGCTTTCTGCAGCGGTGCCGCCCTCGTGGGAATCAAAAACCGACTGGGATATTTTCAAGATCATCGCAGGCAGAATCAGCGAACTGGCGAAGAAACATTTGCCTGAGCCCGTGCGCGACCTGGTCGCCATGCCGCTTCAACACGATACGCCCGCCGAGATGGCGCAGCCGCACATCCGCGATTGGGGTAAGGGCGAGTGCGAACCCATCCCTGGCGTGACCATGCCGAACTTCGTCCTGACCGAGCGTGATTACGTCAACTTGGGCAAACGCTTCATTTCGCTCGGACCCAACATCCAAAAAGAAGGGCTTGCCATTCATGGGATGCACTGGAAGGCGGACGACTTCTATCAGGAATTGCTGGATACCAAACCGACGACGACATGGAATGAGAAAACCTATCCTTCCATTGAAGTTGCGCGCGACGCGGCGAACGTCATCTTGCATCTCGCTCCCGAAACGAACGGCGAGGTGGCGTACCGCGCCTTCCAAGCCGAAGAAGAACGTATGGGACTCAAACTAACCGACCTTGCCGAAGATACCCGCGCCTCACGCGTGACCTTCAACGACCTGACGCAACAGCCGCGCCGCCTGCTCAACAGTCCCATTTGGAGCGGCATCGTCAGTGACGGGCGCCCGTATTCAGCGTATTGCCTGAACGTGGAACGACTCGTCCCCTGGCGCACGTTGACGGGCAGGCAACACTTCTATCTCGACCATGAAGGCTACCTCGCGCACGGCGAGCACCTCCCCACGTACAAACCACGCCCAGATGTGCAAGCGTTCGGCGATTTAGATAAGAGTCACATAGAAGGCAAGACGGTCCAATTGAATTACCTCACGCCGCACGCCAAATGGCACATCCACTCGAACTACTTCGACAACGATCGTATGCTCACCCTCTCACGCGGACTCGAACCGCTCTGGATCAGCGAGAAAGACGCGAAAGAGATCGGCATCGTGGATAACGATTGGGTGGAGGCGTACAACGATCACGGCGTGACCGTCACCCGCGCCATTGTCAGCGCACGCATCCCGCCTGGGATCTGCATCATCTATCATGCTCCCGAACGAACCGTGAGCGTGCCAAAATCTCCGATGCGCGGCAACAAACGCGCCGGCGGACACAACAGTCCCACGCGCATCCACCTCAAGCCTTCGCTGATGGTCGGCGGCTATGGACAGTTCACCTACGGCTTCAACTACTGGGGTCCGACGGGCGTCAACCGCGATACATTTTTATTGGTGCGCAAGTTGCCGGGCAAGCCTGAGTTTTAG